One Cucurbita pepo subsp. pepo cultivar mu-cu-16 chromosome LG09, ASM280686v2, whole genome shotgun sequence DNA window includes the following coding sequences:
- the LOC111802382 gene encoding uncharacterized protein LOC111802382, with protein sequence MTQTASFSFANRKSSSNLERFLQCVTPSVPWRTLPQSCLHDLNSHWQQPDKDTVQYFTLGELWDCYNEWSAYGAGIPIQLNGSETAMQFYVPYLSAIQIYTSKPVAPPRNRRYDSDMAECESDSWSDDSWSDNLSRSLSNNSSRTWDAVSEDSSFDQDGSWSLREKLGYLSLQYMEMSSPYWRVPLLDKITELTQTYPALNTLRSVDLSPASWMAVSWYPIYHIPSQINDKDFSTCFLTYHTLSSSFQDCSMDHEGQDGCTCSNIATAGQTDDKTSGFSSSSSSSSCLFPFGLATYRMQGDLWLQPETSDYERMVDLYHTADSWLKQLNVHHHDFNFFSLHSTL encoded by the exons ATGACTCAAACGGCGTCGTTTAGTTTCGCCAATCGTAAAAGTTCCTCGAATTTGGAGCGGTTTCTTCAATGCGTTACTCCTTCCGTTCCTTGGCGAACTCTTCCTCAG AGCTGCCTTCATGATCTCAATAGTCATTGGCAACAACCTGATAAAGATACGGTTCAGTACTTCACGCTCGGCGAGCTATGGGATTGCTATAACGAATGGAGTGCATATGGCGCCGGTATCCCGATACAGTTGAACGGTTCCGAGACTGCCATGCAGTTCTATGTGCCTTATCTGTCTGCAATTCAGATCTACACAAGCAAGCCTGTTGCCCCTCCCAG AAACCGAAGATATGATAGCGACATGGCAGAATGCGAAAGTGATTCGTGGAGTGACGATAGCTGGAGTGATAACCTGTCAAGATCCTTGAGCAACAACTCTAGCAGGACATGGGATGCGGTTTCTGAAGATTCGAGCTTCGACCAGGACGGATCGTGGTCGTTAAGGGAAAAACTTGGTTACCTCTCTTTACAATATATGGAGATGTCTTCTCCTTATTGGAGAGTGCCTCTTTTGGACAAG aTAACGGAACTAACTCAAACATATCCAGCTCTAAATACACTTAGGAGCGTGGATCTTTCTCCAGCAAGTTGGATGGCTGTTTCTTG GTATCCTATTTATCATATCCCGAGTCAAATAAACGACAAGGACTTCTCGACATGCTTTCTAACGTATCATACATTGTCTTCGTCTTTCCAAG ATTGCTCCATGGATCATGAAGGGCAAGATGGATGTACTTGTTCGAATATCGCAACCGCAGGCCAAACCGACGACAAAACGAGcggtttttcttcttcttcttcttcttcttcttgcctTTTCCCATTTGGGTTAGCCACTTACAGAATGCAGGGAGATCTCTGGCTGCAGCCAGAGACATCGGATTACGAACGGATGGTCGATCTCTATCATACCGCCGATTCGTGGTTGAAACAGCTCAACGTTCATCACCACGACTTCAACTTCTTTTCCCTTCACTCAACCTTGTAG